In Burkholderia sp. NRF60-BP8, a single window of DNA contains:
- the fabG gene encoding 3-oxoacyl-ACP reductase FabG translates to MRALVTGGSGALGQAICTALAQAGHEVWVHANRHLAQAQAVAQQIVAAGGAAHAIAFDVTDADATLAALQPFVDDAPVQILVNNAGIHDDAPMAGMSRRQWHSVIDVTLNGFFNVTQPLLLPMIRTRCGRIVNIASVAGVTGNRGQANYAAAKAGLIGATKSLSLELASRGITVNAVAPGIIASPMAEQAFPAERIKQLVPAQRAGRPDEVAAMVAYLVSDAAAYVTGQVLSVNGGLA, encoded by the coding sequence ATGCGGGCGCTCGTGACGGGCGGCAGCGGCGCGCTCGGGCAGGCGATCTGCACGGCGCTCGCGCAAGCCGGCCATGAAGTATGGGTGCATGCGAACCGCCATCTCGCGCAGGCGCAGGCCGTCGCGCAGCAGATCGTCGCGGCCGGCGGCGCCGCGCACGCGATCGCGTTCGACGTGACCGACGCCGATGCGACGCTCGCCGCGCTGCAGCCGTTCGTCGACGATGCGCCGGTGCAGATCCTCGTCAACAACGCGGGCATTCACGACGACGCGCCGATGGCCGGCATGTCGCGCCGGCAATGGCACAGCGTGATCGACGTGACGCTCAACGGTTTTTTCAACGTCACGCAGCCGCTGCTGCTGCCGATGATCCGCACGCGGTGCGGACGGATCGTCAACATCGCATCGGTGGCCGGCGTGACCGGCAATCGCGGGCAGGCCAACTACGCGGCCGCGAAGGCGGGGCTGATCGGCGCGACGAAGTCGCTGTCGCTGGAGCTCGCGTCGCGCGGCATCACCGTGAACGCGGTGGCGCCCGGCATCATCGCGTCGCCGATGGCCGAACAGGCGTTTCCCGCCGAACGGATCAAGCAGCTCGTGCCCGCGCAACGCGCGGGCCGGCCCGACGAAGTCGCGGCGATGGTCGCGTATCTGGTGTCCGACGCCGCGGCCTATGTGACGGGGCAGGTGTTGTCCGTCAACGGCGGGCTCGCATGA
- a CDS encoding phosphopantetheine-binding protein, with protein MNALEQELATLIIGELNLEDVPLDTVTADTPLYGEGFGLDSIDILEIALLISKKYGFELRSDNPDNQTIFATLGALAAYVAAHRTK; from the coding sequence ATGAACGCACTGGAACAAGAGCTCGCCACGCTGATCATCGGCGAACTGAATCTCGAAGACGTCCCGCTCGACACGGTGACGGCCGATACCCCGCTGTATGGCGAAGGTTTCGGGCTCGATTCCATCGACATCCTGGAAATCGCGCTGCTGATTTCGAAGAAATACGGCTTCGAACTGCGCTCGGACAATCCGGACAACCAGACGATCTTTGCGACGCTCGGTGCGCTGGCTGCCTACGTCGCCGCGCATCGCACGAAGTGA
- a CDS encoding glycosyltransferase family 2 protein, with product MSKLHASSTHLVLIPSYNPGAKVDTTVRQAREQWNPVWVVVDGSTDGSAERLQAMAERDPGLRVIVLPENRGKGAAVLAGLDAAAASGFTHVLTMDSDGQHPADLIPAFMAASQAAPDAMVLGVPKFDASAPQLRVQGRRLSNAWADLETLWAGIGDSLYGFRVYPVAPLAAIMRRQPWMRGFDFDPEAAVRLCWAGVRPIRIDAPVRYFGRHEGGVSHFHYGRDNALLAWMHLRLFTGFAMRLPMLVARRLTRRRD from the coding sequence ATGTCCAAGCTGCACGCGTCGTCCACTCATCTCGTCCTGATTCCCAGCTACAACCCGGGCGCCAAGGTCGACACGACCGTGCGCCAGGCACGCGAGCAGTGGAATCCGGTGTGGGTCGTCGTCGACGGCAGCACCGACGGCAGCGCCGAACGGCTGCAGGCGATGGCCGAGCGCGATCCCGGCTTGCGCGTGATCGTGCTGCCGGAGAATCGCGGCAAGGGCGCCGCGGTGCTCGCGGGGCTCGACGCGGCCGCCGCGAGCGGCTTCACGCACGTGCTGACGATGGATTCCGACGGCCAGCATCCGGCCGACCTGATCCCCGCTTTCATGGCGGCATCGCAGGCCGCGCCCGACGCGATGGTGCTCGGCGTGCCGAAGTTCGATGCGAGCGCGCCGCAGTTGCGCGTGCAGGGGCGCCGGCTGTCGAACGCGTGGGCCGACCTCGAGACGCTGTGGGCCGGGATCGGCGATTCGCTGTACGGCTTTCGGGTCTATCCGGTCGCGCCGCTGGCGGCGATCATGCGGCGCCAGCCGTGGATGCGCGGCTTCGACTTCGATCCCGAAGCGGCCGTGCGGCTGTGCTGGGCCGGCGTGCGCCCGATCCGCATCGACGCGCCGGTGCGCTATTTCGGCCGCCACGAAGGCGGCGTGTCGCACTTTCACTACGGCCGCGACAACGCGCTGCTCGCGTGGATGCACTTGCGTCTTTTCACCGGCTTCGCGATGCGGCTACCGATGCTGGTCGCGCGCCGTCTGACGCGGCGCCGCGACTAG
- a CDS encoding chorismate transformation enzyme, FkbO/Hyg5 family, translating to MSVHPVHAERRPCSPLPAAAPFAHGDGHALRFVRMSHARLVALLHEAHRGGDGLERAFPGILGAVCIGATGTPDESRAEAMARMLTDAAPGLPVAPVQMALLGAEVAPGDAVCELWQCTAHDLRSARRGALRYRYSEAAGLVFGSLVVHETDAACDAPRDGGTPLERATFDAYRALFDLLDTLGMPHPLRIWNTVPAINAVQDGIERYRQFNIGRQRAFDACRRALTGSVPAACALGSVVPVAGDASPAAPLAIYFLASRTPADSVENPRQVSAYHYPAQYGPRAPTFARAAAWADGDATPLLFVSGTASIVGHRTVHRGDVVAQTRETVANLAAVLEQAARQGHGPFSLADLSYRVYVRDAGDTAALAAIGQVLREAAGPHVRPLFVHADVCRDDLLVEIEASAGHAAEWLS from the coding sequence GTGTCCGTGCATCCAGTCCACGCCGAACGGCGCCCGTGTTCCCCGTTGCCCGCCGCCGCGCCGTTCGCGCACGGCGACGGCCACGCGCTGCGGTTCGTCCGGATGAGCCACGCGCGGCTCGTCGCGCTGCTGCACGAAGCGCACCGCGGCGGCGACGGACTCGAGCGCGCGTTTCCCGGCATACTGGGCGCGGTGTGTATCGGCGCAACCGGAACGCCGGACGAGTCGCGCGCGGAGGCGATGGCACGGATGCTGACCGATGCCGCGCCCGGCCTGCCGGTCGCGCCGGTGCAGATGGCGCTGCTCGGCGCCGAGGTCGCGCCGGGCGATGCCGTCTGCGAACTGTGGCAATGCACTGCGCACGACCTGCGCAGCGCGCGGCGCGGTGCGCTGCGCTATCGCTACAGCGAAGCGGCGGGGCTCGTGTTCGGCAGCCTCGTCGTGCACGAGACGGACGCAGCATGCGACGCACCGCGCGACGGCGGCACGCCGCTCGAACGCGCGACGTTCGACGCGTACCGCGCGCTGTTCGACCTGCTCGATACGCTCGGCATGCCGCATCCGCTGCGGATCTGGAATACCGTGCCGGCGATCAATGCGGTGCAGGACGGGATCGAGCGCTACCGTCAGTTCAACATCGGCCGTCAGCGTGCGTTCGACGCGTGCCGCCGTGCATTGACGGGCAGCGTGCCGGCCGCGTGCGCGCTCGGCTCGGTCGTGCCGGTCGCGGGTGACGCGTCGCCGGCCGCGCCGCTCGCGATCTACTTCCTCGCGAGCCGAACGCCGGCCGATTCCGTCGAGAATCCGCGCCAGGTCAGCGCGTATCACTATCCGGCGCAGTACGGCCCGCGTGCGCCGACGTTCGCGCGCGCCGCCGCGTGGGCGGACGGCGACGCGACGCCGCTGCTGTTCGTATCGGGCACCGCGAGCATCGTCGGGCACCGCACCGTGCATCGCGGCGACGTCGTCGCGCAGACGCGCGAGACGGTCGCGAACCTCGCGGCGGTACTCGAGCAGGCCGCGCGGCAGGGGCACGGCCCGTTCTCGCTCGCCGACCTGAGCTATCGCGTCTACGTGCGCGATGCCGGCGATACCGCGGCGCTCGCCGCGATCGGCCAAGTGCTGCGCGAGGCGGCCGGTCCTCACGTGCGGCCGCTGTTCGTTCACGCGGACGTATGTCGCGACGACCTGCTGGTCGAGATCGAGGCCAGCGCCGGCCATGCCGCGGAGTGGCTGTCATGA
- a CDS encoding acyl-CoA synthetase family protein: protein MPTHPLVFHASPDQTIAWRDGSPVTVRAFVADVARVAAALPAGGHVFNVCRDRYRFAVSLCAALVAGKISLLPSTHTPEMVRQLASFAPDAFCLHDAPDCTIDLPRFAYPDAAPDERAGDAPFAVPQIDAARIMAYVFTSGSTGAPVPHRKTWGFLVGCVHAAADRLGLLDGRAATLIGTVPAQHMYGFESTVLLALIGGLAFSNRQPFYPGDIRDELDAIPQPRVLVTSPIHLRALLSADHALPRAALVLSATAPLSEKLACEAEAALDAPLVEIYGSTETGQIATRRTSQGAAWELFPDIRLDARDAPDGDDSGPTVWVSGGHVEAPVPMGDALELLGGGRFLLHGRKADLVNIAGKRTSLAYLNHQLNAIPQVVDGVFFMPDEAAPAQGDTAVEPVTRLVALVVAPTLAAADLQRALRERIDPAFMPRPLVFVDALPRNETGKLPRDVLAALVAQHARGAGTTAAPPAEHDPAGTPVLAFTIAADHPALPGHFPGHPVVPGVVLLDHAIHAIGAALNRPLHAWRLGSAKFLSPVAPGEALALAYDAAASGAIRFTVRAGSREVATGVLSAPPPAQDGTQP, encoded by the coding sequence ATGCCGACTCACCCGCTGGTATTCCATGCCTCGCCCGACCAGACGATCGCCTGGCGCGACGGCTCGCCCGTCACCGTACGCGCATTCGTCGCCGACGTCGCGCGCGTGGCCGCCGCGCTGCCCGCGGGCGGCCACGTGTTCAACGTGTGCCGCGACCGCTATCGCTTCGCGGTCAGCCTGTGCGCGGCGCTCGTCGCCGGCAAGATCAGCCTGCTGCCGTCGACGCACACGCCGGAAATGGTCCGCCAGCTCGCGTCGTTCGCGCCCGACGCGTTCTGCCTGCACGATGCGCCCGATTGCACGATCGACCTGCCGCGCTTCGCGTATCCCGATGCCGCGCCCGACGAACGCGCGGGCGACGCGCCGTTCGCCGTCCCGCAGATCGACGCGGCGCGGATCATGGCCTACGTGTTCACGTCCGGCTCGACCGGCGCGCCGGTGCCGCACCGCAAGACCTGGGGCTTCCTGGTCGGCTGCGTGCACGCGGCGGCCGATCGCCTCGGGCTGCTCGATGGCCGCGCGGCCACGCTGATCGGCACGGTGCCCGCGCAGCACATGTACGGCTTCGAATCGACGGTGCTGCTCGCGCTGATCGGCGGCCTCGCGTTCAGCAATCGCCAGCCGTTCTACCCGGGCGACATTCGCGACGAACTCGACGCGATCCCGCAGCCGCGCGTGCTCGTCACGTCGCCGATCCACCTGCGGGCGCTGCTGTCGGCCGACCATGCGCTGCCGCGCGCGGCGCTGGTGCTGTCGGCCACCGCACCGCTGTCGGAGAAGCTCGCGTGCGAGGCCGAGGCCGCGCTCGACGCGCCGCTCGTCGAGATCTACGGCAGCACCGAGACCGGCCAGATCGCGACCCGTCGCACGTCGCAAGGCGCGGCGTGGGAACTGTTCCCGGATATCCGGCTCGACGCCCGCGACGCCCCGGACGGCGACGACAGCGGGCCGACGGTCTGGGTATCGGGCGGACACGTCGAGGCGCCCGTGCCGATGGGCGATGCGCTCGAACTGCTCGGCGGCGGCCGGTTCCTGCTGCACGGCCGCAAGGCCGATCTCGTCAACATCGCCGGCAAGCGCACGTCGCTCGCGTACCTGAACCATCAGCTCAACGCGATTCCCCAGGTGGTCGACGGCGTGTTCTTCATGCCCGACGAAGCTGCGCCCGCACAGGGCGACACCGCCGTCGAGCCGGTCACGCGCCTCGTCGCGCTGGTCGTCGCGCCGACGCTCGCGGCCGCCGATCTGCAACGCGCGCTGCGCGAGCGGATCGATCCCGCGTTCATGCCGCGCCCGCTCGTGTTCGTCGATGCGCTGCCGCGCAATGAAACGGGCAAGCTGCCGCGCGACGTACTGGCCGCGCTCGTGGCGCAACATGCGCGTGGCGCGGGCACGACGGCCGCGCCGCCGGCCGAACACGACCCGGCCGGCACGCCCGTGCTCGCGTTCACGATCGCCGCCGACCATCCCGCGCTGCCCGGTCACTTCCCCGGCCATCCGGTCGTGCCCGGAGTCGTGCTGCTCGATCACGCGATCCACGCGATCGGCGCGGCGCTGAACCGTCCGCTGCATGCGTGGCGGCTCGGATCCGCGAAATTCCTGAGCCCGGTCGCGCCCGGCGAAGCGCTCGCGCTCGCGTACGACGCCGCGGCCAGCGGCGCGATCCGCTTCACGGTGCGCGCCGGGTCGCGCGAGGTCGCGACCGGCGTGCTGTCCGCACCGCCGCCCGCGCAGGACGGCACGCAACCATGA
- a CDS encoding phospholipase D family protein, which yields MLTSLIRRAPAALSWRAACRQARALIVCALLPLAACATHPPATSLDRPASHALPADTATPLRDALAAPAAAHPGQSGFRLLADGATALQMRIALARAATKTLDMQYYIATEDTTGKLLLAAALYAADRGVRVRMLVDDLNFKDIDRVMAALNTHPNIEIRVFNPFGASQRGVMERTANFFTRIDSFTRRMHNKAMIADNQLAIVGGRNLGDEYFSASPTLQFRDLDVLAAGPVTHDISKSFDDYWASASSYPLRALNHQTFDPKDLDAMRDELRDHWRKNADPYNAKPLNATPLARQIARDELELVWAPAEFKVDAPTKVAQPTGTYVSPPMQRLAELTRGAQKEFLAFSPYFVPHDAGVKILGDTAARGVRVAIVTNSLAATDAVAVQAGYAPYRVPLLQRGVELYEFKSQPDQQPARLFGSRSRASLHAKAYVIDRQILVIGSLNLDPRSAHLNTELALVIHSPVLAQQAAAIFARVTQPDESYRVTLATRTDGSPPALEWTGTEGGQLTTYHVDPHAGLLRNVMTGIFTLLPVDDQL from the coding sequence GTGCTCACGTCCTTGATCCGGCGCGCACCGGCCGCGCTATCGTGGCGCGCCGCATGCCGCCAGGCCCGCGCGCTGATCGTCTGCGCGCTGCTGCCGCTCGCTGCGTGCGCGACGCATCCGCCCGCCACTTCGCTCGATCGTCCCGCGTCCCACGCGTTGCCGGCCGATACCGCGACGCCGCTGCGCGATGCGCTGGCCGCGCCGGCCGCTGCGCATCCGGGGCAGTCGGGCTTCCGGCTGTTGGCCGACGGCGCCACCGCGTTGCAGATGCGCATCGCGCTCGCGCGTGCGGCGACGAAGACGCTCGACATGCAGTACTACATCGCGACCGAGGACACGACCGGCAAGCTGCTGCTCGCCGCGGCGCTGTACGCGGCCGATCGCGGCGTGCGCGTGCGGATGCTGGTCGACGACCTGAACTTCAAGGATATCGACCGCGTGATGGCCGCGTTGAACACGCACCCGAACATCGAGATCCGCGTGTTCAACCCGTTCGGCGCATCGCAGCGCGGCGTGATGGAGCGCACGGCCAACTTCTTCACGCGGATCGACAGCTTCACGCGACGGATGCACAACAAGGCGATGATCGCCGACAACCAGCTCGCGATCGTCGGCGGCCGCAATCTCGGCGACGAATACTTCAGTGCGAGCCCGACGCTGCAGTTCCGCGATCTCGACGTGCTGGCGGCCGGCCCCGTGACGCACGACATCTCGAAGAGCTTCGACGACTACTGGGCGAGCGCGAGCAGCTATCCGTTGCGTGCGCTCAATCATCAGACGTTCGATCCGAAGGATCTCGACGCGATGCGCGACGAGCTGCGCGACCACTGGCGCAAGAATGCCGATCCGTACAACGCGAAGCCGCTGAACGCGACGCCGCTTGCACGGCAGATCGCGCGCGACGAGCTCGAGCTCGTATGGGCGCCGGCCGAATTCAAGGTCGATGCGCCGACCAAGGTCGCGCAGCCGACCGGCACGTACGTGAGCCCGCCGATGCAGCGGCTGGCCGAGCTGACGCGCGGCGCGCAGAAGGAATTCCTCGCGTTTTCGCCGTACTTCGTGCCGCACGACGCCGGCGTGAAAATCCTCGGCGACACGGCCGCGCGCGGCGTGCGCGTCGCGATCGTGACGAATTCGCTCGCGGCGACCGACGCGGTCGCGGTGCAGGCCGGCTATGCGCCGTATCGCGTGCCGTTGCTGCAGCGCGGCGTCGAGCTGTACGAATTCAAGTCGCAGCCGGACCAGCAGCCCGCGCGGCTGTTCGGCTCGCGCTCGCGCGCGAGCCTGCATGCGAAGGCGTACGTGATCGACCGGCAGATTCTCGTGATCGGCTCGCTGAACCTCGACCCGCGTTCCGCGCACCTGAACACCGAACTCGCGCTCGTGATCCACAGCCCGGTGCTCGCGCAGCAGGCCGCGGCGATCTTCGCGCGCGTGACGCAGCCGGACGAAAGCTATCGCGTCACGCTCGCGACGCGGACCGACGGCAGCCCGCCGGCGCTCGAATGGACGGGCACCGAAGGCGGTCAGCTCACCACCTATCACGTCGACCCGCATGCCGGGCTGCTGCGCAACGTGATGACGGGCATCTTCACGCTGCTGCCGGTCGACGACCAGTTGTAA
- a CDS encoding M48 family metalloprotease: protein MQLKKAVAACGVAFLLSACGGVQSLDANSLASAGTNLYKAATLSDSDIAALSNESCKSSDAESKIAPPNSAYAKRLTKVMKGFGDMTLNGQKINYKVYLTKDVNAWAMGNGCVRVYSGLMDMMNDDELRGVIGHEMGHVALGHSKKAMQTAYAVSAARSAAGAASPGVAALSSSQLGDITEKFINAQFSQSQESAADDYSFDLMKQKGMSQKGLVTGFQKLAQMDGGQSSMMSSHPSSASRAQHIQDRIAKGS, encoded by the coding sequence ATGCAACTCAAGAAAGCGGTGGCGGCGTGTGGCGTGGCGTTTCTGTTGAGCGCCTGCGGCGGGGTACAGAGCCTCGACGCGAACAGCCTGGCGTCGGCGGGGACCAACCTGTACAAGGCGGCGACGCTGTCGGACAGCGACATCGCCGCGCTGTCGAACGAATCGTGCAAGTCGAGCGACGCCGAATCGAAGATCGCGCCGCCGAACAGCGCATACGCGAAGCGCCTGACGAAGGTGATGAAGGGCTTCGGCGACATGACGCTGAACGGCCAGAAGATCAACTACAAGGTCTACCTGACCAAGGACGTCAACGCCTGGGCGATGGGCAACGGCTGCGTGCGCGTGTACAGCGGCCTGATGGACATGATGAACGACGACGAGCTGCGCGGCGTGATCGGCCACGAAATGGGCCACGTCGCACTCGGTCACTCGAAGAAGGCGATGCAGACGGCGTACGCCGTGAGCGCGGCGCGCAGCGCGGCCGGCGCCGCATCGCCGGGCGTGGCGGCGCTGTCGAGCTCGCAGCTCGGCGACATCACCGAGAAGTTCATCAACGCGCAGTTCTCGCAGTCGCAGGAAAGCGCGGCCGACGACTACTCGTTCGACCTGATGAAGCAGAAGGGCATGAGCCAGAAGGGCCTCGTCACCGGCTTCCAGAAGCTCGCGCAGATGGATGGCGGCCAGAGCTCGATGATGAGCTCGCATCCGTCGTCGGCGAGCCGTGCGCAGCACATCCAGGATCGCATCGCAAAAGGCAGTTGA